From the Vibrio tubiashii ATCC 19109 genome, the window AAGTGCGGTTCCTGGCATGAAGCCTAACCGTATTACCGTCACTGACCAACATGGTCGTCTACTAAGCTCTGGCTCACAAGATCCAGCCTCGGCAGCGCGTCGTAAAGAACATGAATTAGAGCGTAAGCAAGAACAAGCACTACGTGACAAAATTGATTCTGTACTTATCCCTATCTTAGGTTTTGGTAACTATACCGCTCAAGTGGATATTGAACTCGACTTCAGCGCAGTAGAACAAACCAGTAAGCGCTTTGACCCGAACACACCGTCAACACGAAGCGAATACACATTAGAAGACTATAACAATGGTAACGTTGTCGCAGGTGTGCCAGGTGCGTTGAGCAACCAGCCTCCCGCAGATGCTTCTATTCCACAAGATGTGGCGCAAATGAAAGACGGTACAACTTTAGGTCAAGGTTCTGTGCATAAAGAAGCTACGCGTAACTTTGAACTCGATACCACCATCAGTCACGAACGTCGTCAAACGGGTGTGGTAAATCGTCAAACTGTTGCTGTTGCGGTAAAAAACCGTGCGATCGTCAACCCAGATACGGGTGAGACCAGCTACCAACCAATTTCTGATGCTGAACTAAACTCTATTAAGCAGCTACTGATTGGTACCGTAGGATTTAGCGAAGCACGTGGCGATCTGCTTAACGTGTTAAGTATGCAGTTTGCAGAACCTGAAGTTGAAGTCATGGCCGATGTACCAATTTGGGAACACCCTAACTTCAATGACTGGATACGTTGGTTCGCAAGTGCGTTGGTAATCATTGTTGTGGTCTTGGTTTTAGTGCGCCCAGCATTGAAAAAACTCCTCAACCCTGCGTCTGATGATGATGAAGATCAGCTTTACGGACCAGATGGCTTACCAATTGGTGCTGATGGTGAAACCAGCTTGATTGGTGGTGACCTAGACGGTGGCGAGTTGTTTGAGTTTGGCTCAAGTATTGACTTGCCTAACCTACACAAAGATGAAGATGTGCTGAAAGCAGTGCGTGCATTGGTTGCTAATGAACCTGAGCTAGCAGCACAAGTAGTGAAGAATTGGATGCAGGATGCCTAACGAAATAGTTCCACAGGAAGAGGGCGGTGAGGTAGTAGAAAACACCGTGGATATATCAACCATCCCGGGCGAAGAGCGCGCGGCGATTCTTTTACTCAGTCTCAATGAGGAAGACGCTGCGGGTATCATCCGTCATTTAGAACCTAAACAAGTTCAACGAGTGGGTAGCGCAATGGCACGTGCTGCTGACTTAAGTCAAGAAAAGGTCGGTGCTGTTCACCGTGCCTTCTTAGAAGACATTCAGAAATACACCAACATTGGTATGGGCAGCGAAGACTTTATGCGTAATGCACTTGTCGCTGCTCTGGGTGAAGATAAAGCCAACAACCTAGTAGACCAAATTCTATTGGGTACCGGATCGAAAGGTCTAGACTCGCTGAAATGGATGGACCCACGTCAGGTGGCGAGCATCATCATCAACGAGCACCCACAGATTCAAACCATTGTACTCTCTTATCTAGAACCTGATCAGTCCGCAGAGATCCTTAACCAGTTCGCTGAGCGAGATCGCTTAGACTTGATGATGCGTATTGCTAACCTCGAAGAAGTCCAACCTTCGGCGCTGGCTGAGTTGAATGAAATCATGGAGAAACAGTTCGCAGGTCAAGCAGGTGCGCAAGCAGCCAAGATTGGCGGCCTGAAGGCTGCAGCCGAGATCATGAACTACATGGACAACAATGTCGAAGGTATCTTGATGGAGCAAATTCGCGATCAAGACGAAGACATGGCGACGCAGATTCAAGATCTTATGTTCGTATTCGAGAACCTTATCGAAGTGGACGACCAAGGTATTCAGAAATTGCTGCGTGACGTGCCGCAAGATGCACTACAGCGTGCATTGAAAGGTGCCGATGATTCACTACGTGAGAAGATCTTCAAGAACATGTCTAAGCGTGCCGCTGAGATGATGCGTGATGACCTAGAGGCTATGCCTCCAATCAAGGTCTCTGACGTAGAAGCAGCACAGAAAGAAGTACTGGCAATTGCACGACGCATGGCTGACTCCGGCGAAATTATGCTGGGCGGTGGTGCAGACGAGTTCCTATAAATTAACTAAGCAAGGTATCTATGTCTTTGGAGAGGAAACGCGGTTTTTTACGCCTAGATAACGATGAGCAGGTCGAAAAGCCTGAGCGATGGGGTATGCCTGATTACACCTCGCAGACTCATAAGCAGGCTAAAGAAACGGCGATGAACTACGATCCGAGTTGGATGCCTATCGCTGAACCTGTTGCAGAAGAAGCGCCGAAAGAGCTCACCGAAGAAGAGATCGAACTGATTAAGCAGCAGGCTTATCAGGAAGGACTTCATCAAGGGCAAGAGGCAGGCTTTAAGCAAGGGTACGAAAAAGGCAAAGAGCAGGGGACGCAAGAAGGCCATCAAGAAGGTCTTGAAGCGGGTAAGATAGAAGGCGTTGCGGCAGGACAAGAGTTTATTCAACAACAGGTTCAAACGTTTGTGAACCTTGCAAACCAATTTGCTCAACCGCTTGAATTAATGAATGCTCAAGTGGAGAAACAGCTTGTCGACATGGTACTGACTTTAGCGAAAGAAGTGGTCCATGTTGAGGTACAAACCAATCCTCAAGTAATCCTTGATACCATCAAACAATCGGTAGAATCGCTACCAATCTCAGGCCACGCGATTACTCTAAAATTACACCCTGACGATGTTGAAATCATTCGCTCTTCATACGGTTCTGAAGAACTTGAGTTCCGCAATTGGACACTGATGGCAGAGCCTGCGTTAAATCGTGGTGATGTTCAGATCGAGGCGGGTGAGTCGAGTGTTAACTATCGTATGGAAGATCGTATCCGTAGCGTTATTCAAAGCTTTTGTGGAGTGAATCGCCACCAAGGTGGTGAGTAGTGCTAGCCCTCGCCGATCGCCTTTCGCAATACAAAACTCAAGGTCTTACATGTAGACCTGTCGCAGCGGGCAAGTTAGTACGAGTGGTCGGGCTAACTCTCGAAGCTACAGGATGCCGAGCGCCAATCGGCAGTTTATGTAAAGTCGAAACCATGCATGGGGAAATGGAAGCAGAAGTTGTCGGCTTTTCTGGCGAAAGCTTATACCTAATGCCTAGTGAGCAAATTACTGGCGTGCTTCCCGGCGCAAAAGTCACCCCACTAACCAGTGAGTCCGGCTTACCAGTTGGGATGGAACTGCTTGGACGAGTCATTGATGGTGTGGGTAACCCACTCGATGGTTTGGGGCCAATCTATACCGAAAAACGAGCCTCTTTTAACGCAGAACCTATTAACCCGCTTGCCCGTAAACCAATTTCTGAACCTCTCGATGTCGGCATTAAAGCCATTAATGGTCTGTTAACCGTGGGCAAAGGTCAGCGTATCGGTCTATTTGCCGGTTCTGGTGTGGGTAAATCGGTCACCTTAGGCATGATGACCCGAGGAACGACAGCGCAGGTTGTTGTCGTAGGTTTGATCGGTGAACGTGGCCGTGAGGTGAAAGAATTTATCGAAGAGATTTTGGGTGTTGATGGCCGCCAGCGATCTGTGGTTGTTGCCGCGCCCGCTGACTCTTCGCCACTAATGCGATTAAAAGGATGCCAAACCGCACTGACCATCGCTGAATATTTCCGCGATCAAGGGCTAGATGTCTTACTCTTGATGGACTCTCTGACTCGTTTTGCTCAAGCTCAGCGTGAGATTGCCCTTTCTGTGGGTGAACCTCCGGCGACTAAAGGTTATCCACCTTCCGTATTTGCTAAGCTACCCGCACTGGTTGAGCGTGCTGGTAACGGGAGCCCAGAGCAAGGCTCTATCACCGCTTTCTTTACCGTACTTACCGAAGGTGATGACTTACAGGACCCGATTGCCGATGCGTCACGCGCTATTCTTGATGGTCACGTGGTTCTGTCTCGTGAAATGGCAGATGCAGGTCATTATCCAGCGATTGATGTTGAGAAGTCTGTCAGTCGTGTTATGCCTCAGATTACCTCTGAAGAGCATGTGTTGATGTCAAAAGCGGTACGACAGGTTCTCTCTGTGTGCCGCAAAAACCAAGATCTTGTCTCTATCGGGGCTTATAAACCGGGTACTGATCCTGCAATAGATGGCGCGTTTACACTTAAACCTAAGTTGGACGGATACTTGCAGCAGACAATGAAAGAGACGGTGCCTTACGACATGTGTCTCAATATGCTGCGTGGGCTGTTACAAGGCGAGTAATAAACGATGGATAACGCACTAGAGTTTCTTTTAGAACAGGCTAAAGAGCGAGAAAACCAAGCGGTTTTAGCGCTAGGCCAAGCTCGTACTGAACTCGAAGGGTATTATCAGCAGCTTGAGCAAATTGAAAAATACCGTCTTGATTACTGCCAGCAGCTTGTCGACCGTGGTCAACAAGGCCTGACTGCTAGCCAATATTCCCACCTTAATCGCTTTTTAACCACGCTCGATGAAACTTTGGCTAAGCAGAAACAAGCCGAATCTCACTTTAAAGGTCAGGTAGAAGGGTGCGAGCAGAATTGGTTAGAGAGTCGTAAACAAAGACGCTCCTATGAGTGGATGATAGAGAAGAAACAAGCGGAAAAAGAGCGTCAGCAAAACATTCGAGAACAAAAACAGATGGATGAATTTGCGACCCTTCAGTTTTCTCGTCGAAGTTTGAATTAGCCTCACAAGCTTCAAATGAACGTCAATGTCTTGCACTTAGTGGCGTGCTTCTTGCAGTAAACCTAAAAATGTATGCAATCCTATTGGCACCTTGCCGCCTAGAGTCTGACTGGCGCTGAGCAACTGAGAGTGAACCTGGTATGAATATCAATTTATCGTCGGTATCGGAAAGTCCTAAAGTGACCAAAGCCACCACAGAAGGTGGTGACGCGACCTCTGAATCTTCAGAATCAGGAGGCTTTTTCTCCAAACTTGCTGCGCTGATTAAAGGGGAAGGTGAGTCTGAAGGCAAAGTCGATAAAAGCCAAACTAAGGCGAGTGCTGAAGGCGAAGAAGTGAGTGTTGACGGGGACTCTGAGACTAAAAGTGTCAAAGTTGCTGCGACTGAAAGCCAAAGTACCGACGAGTTGCTGGAATCGGAAGAGACTCCATCTGCGAAGTCAGAAAAGGTAGCCTCTCAAGGTGAGGAGAGTGAATCAGCCAAACCTACGGTTTCCGATAAGCAAGTTGTTCAAGCCAATTCTCAGTCTGCTGAAAAAATCGTCTCAGATAACGACGAAGTATTGCAGCGACTCGATCACTCCAATAAAGCGCTTCAGCCAAAAGACGGCAAAGCGTTGCCACAAGATAATTCTGAGCAGCAGGTTGTCGCTGACAAATCTGCTCAAGGTGGTGAAGAAGCCGCGGCAGTGGGAGCGACTAAATTAACCAGTGATATGGACGACACCGATACTCAACAAGCCAATTCAAAGCAAAAGTCTGTTAACACTGAATCTGAAGTGACTCAAGCAGCGAAATCACAGCAACAAGAGACCGTTGTCGTCAAGTCTGCTGAGGGTGAGGAGGTTGTAGTTCCCGCCTCAGCGGAGCGCTTTGTACAGCAACCTTCAGAACAGAAAAATGATGAGTTAACTGAACAGCAGTCAAGCCCTGAGGTCCCTGCTTCGGTGGTAGGTGCTGCGGCAGTAACTCAAGATGATGTTGTAGAGTCAGCGAGTAAACAAGCAACACCTAAAGTTAAGAGTGAACACTTACAAGCTACAAATATCGCTAGTGCTGAAAACAATGCCCAAGTGGTTTCCGATATAGAGCAAACAGAAGGTTCGGACTCAGAAGTGGTTGAAGGGGTTGCGTTAGCAGCAGGAGCCACTGTGTTAGGTGGAGCGGCAGTCGTTGCGGGCTCTGGTGCCGAAAAAGCCACTGATGGTGCAAGTACAGTTGCGGTTCAAGCTCCGAGTGGCGCTCAATCACTCGCTGCGGCAGGTGAAAGCCAAACTGAATCAGATATTGACCCAAGTATTGCGGCAGCGACAGTAGCTGCTGGTGCGATTCCTTGGGCGGCCTCGGTAGAAGGCCAAGCAAAAGATGACGTAGCCATTAAAGCGGACACTATGCCTAAGGCTCAGCAGGCGCAAGTCGCTCAGTCCGTACATCAAGCCATCGTTAGCCAACAATCTCAAGCTCAGCTTGCACAAGCGACGCAGCAGCAGGGTGTTGTACCAACCATGCCCACTGAATTAGCTGCGGCTCAAATGCAGCAAATGGCAGCATCGCCAAATGCGGCTATGGTTCAAGACCAGGCCATGCTTAAGGCCGTTATGGGGGCGAAAGCAGCGGGTACGCTTGGGCAAATGGCAGCCAACAAAGATGGGGCTCAGCAAGGGGCAGAATCTAATACAGGTTTTGCTCAGCAATTGGCGCAAGCTTCAGGGCAGCAAGGCCCGGGCGCATTAGGTCAGGTAAGAGCTGAGCAAGCGGCTCAAGCACCGTTACAATTGAATCGAGAACTTGCAGGAGAGCAAGTGGCTGAGCGCGTACAGATGATGATGTCGAAGAACCTGAAAAACATCGATATTCGTCTTGATCCCCCAGAACTAGGCCGCATGCAAATTCGCATGCACATGAATGGTGATGCGGCGACAGTACACTTTACCGTTGCCAACCAGCAAGCCCGTGATGTGATTGAACAATCAATGCCAAGATTGCGCGAAATGCTTGCTCAACAGGGTGTACAATTAGGTGACAGTTCCGTTCAGCAGCAGGCTTCTGGTCAGCAGCAAAGACGCTACGCCGACAACGGACAAGGAAATAATGGTCAAGGTAGCAGCAATCAGGGCTTCTCTGGTGAAGAAAACCTTGAACCAGACATCAATCTTGATTTGAATGTCGCAGCAAAGCGTGATGGAATTAGCTATTACGCTTAAACTGTTAAAAACAAAAGAATAGAGAACGTTAAGTTATGGCAGACGAAGAACTCGAAACGGAAGCACCCAAAGGAAAAAGTAAGCTACTTATCATCATTATTGCTGTCGTAGTGTTACTTGCTGGTGGTGGCGGAGCTGCTTTCTTCTTGATGGGCTCAGATGAGCCAGCAGAGGGACAAGAAGCCATGCAACAAGAAATGGCTGCACCGACAGATCCAGTGGCTTACGTTAATATTCCCCAACCATTTTTATTTAATGTCACAGGTGATAAAAAAGATCGCCTAGTTCAGATTAAAGTCCAGCTCATGGTGCGTGGAAGTGAGAACGAAAACCTTGCCCGCTACCACTCGCCATTGATTGAAAGTTCGCTGTTAAGCACGTTTGCTTCAGCTACCGTAGACCAATTACGTACGGTGAATGGTCGAGTTGAGCTACGTGATAAAGCGACTGATGACATTAAAGCCAGTTTGAATCGAGCAGTGGGGCAGCCTGTGATTGAGCGGGTGCTGTTTACTGACTTTGTAATGCAATAGGTGACGAGTGACTGATCTATTAAGCCAAGATGAGATTGATGCTCTCTTACACGGTGTAGATGACGTTGATGAGGCCGAAGAGGAAGAAGTTGCCTCGGATGCCAGTGCGGTAGAGTTCGACTTCTCATC encodes:
- the fliF gene encoding flagellar basal-body MS-ring/collar protein FliF, yielding MSEQNSSTDLTVTEGAGESAMVATSDLDSHVQNPDLDEKSSSKFDMAVGDLDLLRQVVLVLSISICVALIVMLFFWVKEPEMRPLGIYETEELIPVLDYLDQQKLDYKLEGNTILVPASKFNSLKLDMVRAGLNQEKHAGDDILLQDMGFGVSQRLEQERLKLSRERQLSKAIEEMKQVRKARVLLALPKQSVFVRHNQEASASVFLTLNMGANLKQEEVDSVVDMVASAVPGMKPNRITVTDQHGRLLSSGSQDPASAARRKEHELERKQEQALRDKIDSVLIPILGFGNYTAQVDIELDFSAVEQTSKRFDPNTPSTRSEYTLEDYNNGNVVAGVPGALSNQPPADASIPQDVAQMKDGTTLGQGSVHKEATRNFELDTTISHERRQTGVVNRQTVAVAVKNRAIVNPDTGETSYQPISDAELNSIKQLLIGTVGFSEARGDLLNVLSMQFAEPEVEVMADVPIWEHPNFNDWIRWFASALVIIVVVLVLVRPALKKLLNPASDDDEDQLYGPDGLPIGADGETSLIGGDLDGGELFEFGSSIDLPNLHKDEDVLKAVRALVANEPELAAQVVKNWMQDA
- the fliG gene encoding flagellar motor switch protein FliG — translated: MPNEIVPQEEGGEVVENTVDISTIPGEERAAILLLSLNEEDAAGIIRHLEPKQVQRVGSAMARAADLSQEKVGAVHRAFLEDIQKYTNIGMGSEDFMRNALVAALGEDKANNLVDQILLGTGSKGLDSLKWMDPRQVASIIINEHPQIQTIVLSYLEPDQSAEILNQFAERDRLDLMMRIANLEEVQPSALAELNEIMEKQFAGQAGAQAAKIGGLKAAAEIMNYMDNNVEGILMEQIRDQDEDMATQIQDLMFVFENLIEVDDQGIQKLLRDVPQDALQRALKGADDSLREKIFKNMSKRAAEMMRDDLEAMPPIKVSDVEAAQKEVLAIARRMADSGEIMLGGGADEFL
- the fliH gene encoding flagellar assembly protein FliH, producing MSLERKRGFLRLDNDEQVEKPERWGMPDYTSQTHKQAKETAMNYDPSWMPIAEPVAEEAPKELTEEEIELIKQQAYQEGLHQGQEAGFKQGYEKGKEQGTQEGHQEGLEAGKIEGVAAGQEFIQQQVQTFVNLANQFAQPLELMNAQVEKQLVDMVLTLAKEVVHVEVQTNPQVILDTIKQSVESLPISGHAITLKLHPDDVEIIRSSYGSEELEFRNWTLMAEPALNRGDVQIEAGESSVNYRMEDRIRSVIQSFCGVNRHQGGE
- the fliI gene encoding flagellar protein export ATPase FliI, coding for MLALADRLSQYKTQGLTCRPVAAGKLVRVVGLTLEATGCRAPIGSLCKVETMHGEMEAEVVGFSGESLYLMPSEQITGVLPGAKVTPLTSESGLPVGMELLGRVIDGVGNPLDGLGPIYTEKRASFNAEPINPLARKPISEPLDVGIKAINGLLTVGKGQRIGLFAGSGVGKSVTLGMMTRGTTAQVVVVGLIGERGREVKEFIEEILGVDGRQRSVVVAAPADSSPLMRLKGCQTALTIAEYFRDQGLDVLLLMDSLTRFAQAQREIALSVGEPPATKGYPPSVFAKLPALVERAGNGSPEQGSITAFFTVLTEGDDLQDPIADASRAILDGHVVLSREMADAGHYPAIDVEKSVSRVMPQITSEEHVLMSKAVRQVLSVCRKNQDLVSIGAYKPGTDPAIDGAFTLKPKLDGYLQQTMKETVPYDMCLNMLRGLLQGE
- the fliJ gene encoding flagellar export protein FliJ, whose amino-acid sequence is MDNALEFLLEQAKERENQAVLALGQARTELEGYYQQLEQIEKYRLDYCQQLVDRGQQGLTASQYSHLNRFLTTLDETLAKQKQAESHFKGQVEGCEQNWLESRKQRRSYEWMIEKKQAEKERQQNIREQKQMDEFATLQFSRRSLN
- a CDS encoding flagellar hook-length control protein FliK, whose amino-acid sequence is MNINLSSVSESPKVTKATTEGGDATSESSESGGFFSKLAALIKGEGESEGKVDKSQTKASAEGEEVSVDGDSETKSVKVAATESQSTDELLESEETPSAKSEKVASQGEESESAKPTVSDKQVVQANSQSAEKIVSDNDEVLQRLDHSNKALQPKDGKALPQDNSEQQVVADKSAQGGEEAAAVGATKLTSDMDDTDTQQANSKQKSVNTESEVTQAAKSQQQETVVVKSAEGEEVVVPASAERFVQQPSEQKNDELTEQQSSPEVPASVVGAAAVTQDDVVESASKQATPKVKSEHLQATNIASAENNAQVVSDIEQTEGSDSEVVEGVALAAGATVLGGAAVVAGSGAEKATDGASTVAVQAPSGAQSLAAAGESQTESDIDPSIAAATVAAGAIPWAASVEGQAKDDVAIKADTMPKAQQAQVAQSVHQAIVSQQSQAQLAQATQQQGVVPTMPTELAAAQMQQMAASPNAAMVQDQAMLKAVMGAKAAGTLGQMAANKDGAQQGAESNTGFAQQLAQASGQQGPGALGQVRAEQAAQAPLQLNRELAGEQVAERVQMMMSKNLKNIDIRLDPPELGRMQIRMHMNGDAATVHFTVANQQARDVIEQSMPRLREMLAQQGVQLGDSSVQQQASGQQQRRYADNGQGNNGQGSSNQGFSGEENLEPDINLDLNVAAKRDGISYYA
- the fliL gene encoding flagellar basal body-associated protein FliL, encoding MADEELETEAPKGKSKLLIIIIAVVVLLAGGGGAAFFLMGSDEPAEGQEAMQQEMAAPTDPVAYVNIPQPFLFNVTGDKKDRLVQIKVQLMVRGSENENLARYHSPLIESSLLSTFASATVDQLRTVNGRVELRDKATDDIKASLNRAVGQPVIERVLFTDFVMQ